One genomic segment of Osmia bicornis bicornis chromosome 16, iOsmBic2.1, whole genome shotgun sequence includes these proteins:
- the LOC114877856 gene encoding 45 kDa calcium-binding protein, with amino-acid sequence MYLSYFINKITCKSDLRCFRFLRWTILVPLIIYLFLLFAKYNRNVPLKSLVSSATAKDEEGSMIEDLFVELEVVTAPRDKELDRRREVDRSIKEVEEAENRENPRSLLEDIFQRADTDQDQLLDIQELARWIHMKITEHISCAMRENIGLFTAIDNNPRNGEVSWEEYHAYFLRSHGFPESYVSSHDKKHSDMSRTLKESIMRDRARWAEAARNDPERLALDEFLAFTHPESSHRALLQMVEDLFEKFDRDGDEQLTEDEFSDLPAEGVGLDLKEDRHEAVGGSEDRRKEFRHLIDKNKNGKADRAELLMYIDPRNPRHAIQEAQHLINLSDTNLDGKLNLSEILSKMDLFLGSKMVDTEKSFHDEF; translated from the exons ATGTATCTCTCATATTTT ATAAATAAGATCACCTGCAAGTCCGATCTAAGGTGCTTCCGTTTCCTTCGTTGGACCATTCTGGTGCCTCTCATAATCTACCTGTTCCTTCTCTTCGCCAAGTACAACAGGAACGTGCCCCTGAAGAGCCTGGTATCCTCAGCAACGGCGAAGGacgaggaaggttcaatgatCGAGGACCTGTTCGTCGAACTGGAGGTGGTCACTGCTCCACGTGACAAGGAGCTGGATCGTCGAAGAGAAGTTGATCGCAGTATAAAAGAGGTGGAAGAGGCAGAGAACCGAGAGAACCCAAGGAGTCTCCTCGAGGATATATTTCAAAGAGCAGACACTGATCAGGATCAGCTGTTGGACATCCAGGAACTGGCCAGATGGATTCATATGAAGATAACTGAGCACATCAGCTGTGCCATGAGGGAGAACATTGGGCTGTTCACTGCTATCGACAACAATCCACGAAACG GCGAGGTCTCGTGGGAAGAGTACCACGCGTACTTTCTCAGGTCCCACGGATTTCCTGAGAGTTACGTGAGCTCTCATGACAAGAAGCACAGCGACATGTCGCGAACCTTAAAGGAGAGCATCATGAGAGACCGAGCAAGGTGGGCGGAGGCTGCCAGGAACGATCCGGAGAGGCTTGCACTTGACGAGTTCCTGGCTTTCACTCATCCTGAGAGCAGTCATAGAGCTCTCCTTCAAATGGTGGAAGACCTGTTTGAGAAATTTG ACCGCGACGGGGATGAACAGTTGACAGAAGACGAATTCTCAGACTTACCTGCAGAAGGGGTGGGATTAGATTTAAAGGAAGACAGGCACGAAGCAGTGGGCGGAAGTGAAGACAGGCGGAAGGAGTTTCGACATCTCATTGAcaagaataaaaatggaaAGGCTGACAGGGCAGAACTTCTG ATGTATATAGATCCAAGGAATCCAAGGCACGCTATACAAGAAGCTCAGCACTTGATAAACTTATCAGACACCAATCTGGATGGCAAACTGAATCTGTCTGAAATTCTAAGCAAAATGGATTTATTCTTAGGGAGTAAAATGGTGGACACAGAGAAAAGTTTTCATGACGAGTTTTAA
- the LOC114877855 gene encoding PDF receptor isoform X1, translated as MDASNAIGNNTRDFCVVRSKNFVPPDDELWCKPVWDSLLCWPPTKASTTIKQRCPFEDGFDTTKSVEKKCGYNGRWEGQNGTSNEDTHHGWANYTTCLIPEMLRLHGKVYTNTIEGNMKMEIVEKTRILEFVGLSISLVALLASLAIFCRFRSLRNTRTRIHKNLFVAMVVQVLIRLTVYIDIEIQRKKTYGIQRGIGNTPVLCEASYVLLEYAKTSMFMWMFIEGLFLHNMVTVAVTVFQETSYYRMYRFIGWGCPAVMTLIWAIITALYYHPKSRFSRCWSGYNLSSYFWILEGPRFAVILLNFLFLLNIVRVLVVKLRQSHTSEIEQVLKAVRAAVVLLPLLGITNVLCMIDAPLHNVKKFAVWSYSTYFLQSFQGLFIATLYCFLNGEVRLALDKTISVYLSLRGTDLQPRRQSTFSGCQPQRVASVIEMEEEEIRPTGWIRLCCRGGNTPPPDRPAETAV; from the exons ATGGACGCCTCTAATGCCATTGGCAACAATACTCGGGATTTCTGCGTCGTTAGATCAAAGAACTTTGTACCTCCAGACGATG AGCTCTGGTGCAAACCAGTATGGGACTCGTTGCTCTGCTGGCCCCCGACCAAAGCATCGACGACGATCAAGCAGAGATGCCCGTTCGAGGATGGATTCGATACGACCA aatctgtggagaagaagTGCGGCTACAACGGTCGGTGGGAGGGCCAGAACGGTACCAGCAACGAGGACACCCATCACGGATGGGCGAACTACACGACCTGTCTGATACCGGAAATGTTGCGGCTACATGGAAAAGTTTACACCAACACCATCGAGGGTAAC ATGAAGATGGAAATAGTTGAGAAGACTCGAATATTGGAATTCGTTGGTTTGAGTATTTCTTTGGTAGCATTGCTTGCTTCACTTGCCATATTCTGTCGTTTTAG ATCCTTGAGAAACACCAGAACCAGGATACATAAGAACCTTTTTGTAGCCATGGTTGTCCAGGTTCTCATCAGATTAACAGTGTACATAGACATTGAAATCCAAAGGAAGAAGACGTATGGTATTCAAAGGGGTATAGGAAATACA CCTGTGCTGTGTGAGGCCAGCTATGTTCTGCTGGAGTATGCAAAAACTTCAATGTTCATGTGGATGTTCATAGAGGGCTTGTTCCTACACAACATGGTCACTG TTGCAGTGACGGTGTTTCAAGAGACGTCTTACTACAGGATGTACAGGTTCATTGGCTGGGGATGTCCTGCTGTGATGACCTTAATCTGGGCCATCATTACTGCACTTTATTATCATCCAAAGTCCAG ATTCTCCAGATGTTGGTCAGGTTATAATTTGTCTTCCTACTTTTGGATCCTTGAAGGACCCAGGTTTGCAGTTATATTG CTCAATTTTCTGTTCCTACTGAACATTGTAAGGGTACTCGTGGTGAAGCTTCGACAGAGCCACACCAGTGAAATAGAACAAGTCCT GAAAGCTGTGAGAGCAGCTGTGGTACTTCTGCCACTATTGGGCATCACCAACGTGCTCTGCATGATAGACGCACCTCTGCACAATGTGAAGAAATTTGCAGTATGGTCTTATTCCACGTACTTTCTGCAATCTTTTCAAGGCCTGTTCATTGCAACACTCTATTGCTTCCTAAATGGCGAG GTGAGACTCGCTCTGGACAAAACCATATCCGTCTACCTTTCTTTGAGAGGAACTGACCTGCAACCCAGAAGACAGTCAACCTTTAGTGGCTGCCAACCCCAAAGAGTAGCATCAG TGATTGAAATGGAAGAGGAGGAGATAAGACCAACCGGTTGGATAAGACTGTGCTGTCGAGGTGGAAACACTCCACCACCGGACCGACCTGCCGA AACAGCGGTCTGA
- the LOC114877855 gene encoding PDF receptor isoform X2, which yields MDASNAIGNNTRDFCVVRSKNFVPPDDELWCKPVWDSLLCWPPTKASTTIKQRCPFEDGFDTTKSVEKKCGYNGRWEGQNGTSNEDTHHGWANYTTCLIPEMLRLHGKVYTNTIEGNMKMEIVEKTRILEFVGLSISLVALLASLAIFCRFRSLRNTRTRIHKNLFVAMVVQVLIRLTVYIDIEIQRKKTYGIQRGIGNTPVLCEASYVLLEYAKTSMFMWMFIEGLFLHNMVTVTVFQETSYYRMYRFIGWGCPAVMTLIWAIITALYYHPKSRFSRCWSGYNLSSYFWILEGPRFAVILLNFLFLLNIVRVLVVKLRQSHTSEIEQVLKAVRAAVVLLPLLGITNVLCMIDAPLHNVKKFAVWSYSTYFLQSFQGLFIATLYCFLNGEVRLALDKTISVYLSLRGTDLQPRRQSTFSGCQPQRVASVIEMEEEEIRPTGWIRLCCRGGNTPPPDRPAETAV from the exons ATGGACGCCTCTAATGCCATTGGCAACAATACTCGGGATTTCTGCGTCGTTAGATCAAAGAACTTTGTACCTCCAGACGATG AGCTCTGGTGCAAACCAGTATGGGACTCGTTGCTCTGCTGGCCCCCGACCAAAGCATCGACGACGATCAAGCAGAGATGCCCGTTCGAGGATGGATTCGATACGACCA aatctgtggagaagaagTGCGGCTACAACGGTCGGTGGGAGGGCCAGAACGGTACCAGCAACGAGGACACCCATCACGGATGGGCGAACTACACGACCTGTCTGATACCGGAAATGTTGCGGCTACATGGAAAAGTTTACACCAACACCATCGAGGGTAAC ATGAAGATGGAAATAGTTGAGAAGACTCGAATATTGGAATTCGTTGGTTTGAGTATTTCTTTGGTAGCATTGCTTGCTTCACTTGCCATATTCTGTCGTTTTAG ATCCTTGAGAAACACCAGAACCAGGATACATAAGAACCTTTTTGTAGCCATGGTTGTCCAGGTTCTCATCAGATTAACAGTGTACATAGACATTGAAATCCAAAGGAAGAAGACGTATGGTATTCAAAGGGGTATAGGAAATACA CCTGTGCTGTGTGAGGCCAGCTATGTTCTGCTGGAGTATGCAAAAACTTCAATGTTCATGTGGATGTTCATAGAGGGCTTGTTCCTACACAACATGGTCACTG TGACGGTGTTTCAAGAGACGTCTTACTACAGGATGTACAGGTTCATTGGCTGGGGATGTCCTGCTGTGATGACCTTAATCTGGGCCATCATTACTGCACTTTATTATCATCCAAAGTCCAG ATTCTCCAGATGTTGGTCAGGTTATAATTTGTCTTCCTACTTTTGGATCCTTGAAGGACCCAGGTTTGCAGTTATATTG CTCAATTTTCTGTTCCTACTGAACATTGTAAGGGTACTCGTGGTGAAGCTTCGACAGAGCCACACCAGTGAAATAGAACAAGTCCT GAAAGCTGTGAGAGCAGCTGTGGTACTTCTGCCACTATTGGGCATCACCAACGTGCTCTGCATGATAGACGCACCTCTGCACAATGTGAAGAAATTTGCAGTATGGTCTTATTCCACGTACTTTCTGCAATCTTTTCAAGGCCTGTTCATTGCAACACTCTATTGCTTCCTAAATGGCGAG GTGAGACTCGCTCTGGACAAAACCATATCCGTCTACCTTTCTTTGAGAGGAACTGACCTGCAACCCAGAAGACAGTCAACCTTTAGTGGCTGCCAACCCCAAAGAGTAGCATCAG TGATTGAAATGGAAGAGGAGGAGATAAGACCAACCGGTTGGATAAGACTGTGCTGTCGAGGTGGAAACACTCCACCACCGGACCGACCTGCCGA AACAGCGGTCTGA
- the LOC114877860 gene encoding cytoplasmic phosphatidylinositol transfer protein 1, which produces MVLTKEYRICMPLTTEEYHIGQLYMIARHSHEQSDNDEGVEVVENVECDHPEHGKGQYTEKRIHLSSKLPYWIQSVLPRIFYVTEKAWNYYPFTITEYTCSFIPKFHISIRTRYKDDNGCTENCLGLSPIEVLHREVDYLDIAYDEISAKHYKEEEDPKFFQSKRTGRGPLVEGWRETTQPIMCSYKLIHASFEVWGMQTRVEDFIHRCIRDILLLGHRQAFAWIDEWYDMTLEDVRRFEQKMQAETNEKVRLRNMTSEKPSAPTTPTSSIPSSPLPKSPTSPTQSNRSWFSWS; this is translated from the exons ATGGTATTAACTAAGGAATATCGTATATGCATGCCGCTTACCACGGAAGAG TATCATATAGGCCAACTTTACATGATTGCAAGACATAGTCATGAGCAATCGGATAACGACGAAGGAGTAGAAGTGGTTGAAAACGTAGAATGCGATCACCCTGAACATGGAAAGGGTCAATACACAGAGAAAAGAATTCATTTATCTAG TAAATTACCTTATTGGATACAATCGGTTCTTCCACGAATATTTTACGTAACAGAGAAAGCGTGGAATTATTATCCTTTTACTATAACag AATACACT TGTTCctttattccaaaatttcatatATCCATAAGAACTCGATACAAAGATGACAATGGATGTACAGAAAAT TGTTTAGGTCTTTCTCCCATCGAAGTTCTGCATCGCGAGGTCGACTATCTGGACATAGCATACGATGAAATTTCTGCAAAGCATTACAAAGAGGAAGAG GATCCAAAATTTTTTCAATCTAAGCGAACTGGTCGTGGACCATTGGTAGAAGGATGGAGGGAAACAACGCAACCGATAATGTGTTCCTATAAATTAATCCATGCCTCTTTCGAAGTTTGGGGCATGCAAACACGAGTGGAAGACTTCATTCATAGA TGTATAAGggatattttattattgggCCATCGGCAAGCATTCGCATGGATCGACGAATGGTACGATATGACGTTGGAGGATGTTCGGAGGTTCGAGCAAAAGATGCAGGCTGAGACTAACGAGAAAGTACGTCTCAGAAATATGACCAGTGAAAAACCATCGGCTCCTACCACGCCAACTTCGTCGATACCATCATCGCCATTACCTAAATCACCTACATCGCCTACACAGTCTAATCGGTCATGGTTTTCTTGGTCATAG
- the LOC114877863 gene encoding farnesyl pyrophosphate synthase-like isoform X1, whose amino-acid sequence MQMKRRKRRRLSNSATVRRLLSNEDEIRELMAIWPDVVRDLTDSGRHLDIPDITKWLTKVLQYNVPGGRKYRALIVVYAFKSFASDDQLTEENIRLSRILGWCIELLQACLLVIDDIQDQSTMRRNAPCWYLNNDVGLVAISDAVMLEMCVYQLLRKHFRSKNCYVSLMELFLDTTSRTLMGQYLDLLSSNLGKKSNLDLFTMDRYNSITKYKTTYYTFVLPTTIAMCFAGIKDPEMYRQAKTILLEMGHFYQVLDDYMNCYGSMEATGKIGSDIKEGKCSWLVVVALQRVTPEQRKILEHCYGQSDIEKSNRVKQLYDELGLSNTYAIYEEETYNLLMTHIQQISCGLPQDYFLKLLETACPRVAKKH is encoded by the exons atgcaaatgaaaagaagaaaaagaagaagatt aTCAAACAGCGCCACTGTACGAAGACTGTTATCGAATGAAGATGAAATTCGTGAATTAATGGCTATATGGCCGGATGTTGTACGAGATCTCACCGATTCTGGTCGTCATCTTGATATACCAGATATTACCAAATGGTTGACGAAG GTATTACAGTATAATGTTCCTGGAGGAAGAAAGTACAGAGCATTAATAGTTGTGTATGCCTTCAAATCGTTTGCTTCTGATGATCAATTGACAGAAGAAAATATTCGTCTATCCCGAATTCTAGGCTGGTGTATAGAATTG TTGCAAGCATGTTTATTGGTGATTGATGATATTCAAGATCAATCAACGATGAGGCGCAATGCACCATGCTGGTACTTAAACAATGATGTTGGATTAGTAGCTATAAGTGATGCTGTAATGTTGGAAATGTGCGTATATCAATTACTTAGAAAACACTTCAGGTCAAAAAATTGTTATGTGAGCCTTatggaattatttttagat ACTACTTCAAGAACATTAATGGGTCAATATCTTGATTTATTATCATCAAATTTGGgtaaaaaatcaaatttggATCTCTTTACAATGGATCGGTATAAttctattacaaaatataaaacaacTTATTACACGTTTGTGTTACCAACTACAATTGCAATGTGTTTT GCTGGCATAAAAGATCCAGAAATGTATAGGCAAGCAAAAACAATTTTGCTAGAAATGGGTCATTTTTACCAAGTGCTAGATGATTATATGAATTGTTATGGAAGCATGGAAGCTACTGGGAAAATTGGTTCAGATATAAAGGAGGGAAAATGTTCATGGCTTGTTGTGGTAGCGCTACAACGTGTTACACcagaacaaagaaaaattttagaG cACTGTTATGGTCAGTCTGATatagaaaaatcgaatcgCGTGAAACAGCTTTACGATGAATTAGGTTTATCAAATACTTATGCTATCTACGAAGAAGAAACGTACAATCTACTAATGACGCACATACAACAAATATCATGTGGACTTCCACAGGATTATTTCCTAAAATTACTTGAAACAGCATGCCCCAGGGTGGCtaaaaaacattaa
- the LOC114877863 gene encoding farnesyl pyrophosphate synthase-like isoform X2 encodes MNSKSNSATVRRLLSNEDEIRELMAIWPDVVRDLTDSGRHLDIPDITKWLTKVLQYNVPGGRKYRALIVVYAFKSFASDDQLTEENIRLSRILGWCIELLQACLLVIDDIQDQSTMRRNAPCWYLNNDVGLVAISDAVMLEMCVYQLLRKHFRSKNCYVSLMELFLDTTSRTLMGQYLDLLSSNLGKKSNLDLFTMDRYNSITKYKTTYYTFVLPTTIAMCFAGIKDPEMYRQAKTILLEMGHFYQVLDDYMNCYGSMEATGKIGSDIKEGKCSWLVVVALQRVTPEQRKILEHCYGQSDIEKSNRVKQLYDELGLSNTYAIYEEETYNLLMTHIQQISCGLPQDYFLKLLETACPRVAKKH; translated from the exons ATGAATTCAAA aTCAAACAGCGCCACTGTACGAAGACTGTTATCGAATGAAGATGAAATTCGTGAATTAATGGCTATATGGCCGGATGTTGTACGAGATCTCACCGATTCTGGTCGTCATCTTGATATACCAGATATTACCAAATGGTTGACGAAG GTATTACAGTATAATGTTCCTGGAGGAAGAAAGTACAGAGCATTAATAGTTGTGTATGCCTTCAAATCGTTTGCTTCTGATGATCAATTGACAGAAGAAAATATTCGTCTATCCCGAATTCTAGGCTGGTGTATAGAATTG TTGCAAGCATGTTTATTGGTGATTGATGATATTCAAGATCAATCAACGATGAGGCGCAATGCACCATGCTGGTACTTAAACAATGATGTTGGATTAGTAGCTATAAGTGATGCTGTAATGTTGGAAATGTGCGTATATCAATTACTTAGAAAACACTTCAGGTCAAAAAATTGTTATGTGAGCCTTatggaattatttttagat ACTACTTCAAGAACATTAATGGGTCAATATCTTGATTTATTATCATCAAATTTGGgtaaaaaatcaaatttggATCTCTTTACAATGGATCGGTATAAttctattacaaaatataaaacaacTTATTACACGTTTGTGTTACCAACTACAATTGCAATGTGTTTT GCTGGCATAAAAGATCCAGAAATGTATAGGCAAGCAAAAACAATTTTGCTAGAAATGGGTCATTTTTACCAAGTGCTAGATGATTATATGAATTGTTATGGAAGCATGGAAGCTACTGGGAAAATTGGTTCAGATATAAAGGAGGGAAAATGTTCATGGCTTGTTGTGGTAGCGCTACAACGTGTTACACcagaacaaagaaaaattttagaG cACTGTTATGGTCAGTCTGATatagaaaaatcgaatcgCGTGAAACAGCTTTACGATGAATTAGGTTTATCAAATACTTATGCTATCTACGAAGAAGAAACGTACAATCTACTAATGACGCACATACAACAAATATCATGTGGACTTCCACAGGATTATTTCCTAAAATTACTTGAAACAGCATGCCCCAGGGTGGCtaaaaaacattaa